A stretch of Henckelia pumila isolate YLH828 chromosome 4, ASM3356847v2, whole genome shotgun sequence DNA encodes these proteins:
- the LOC140867190 gene encoding cytokinin hydroxylase, giving the protein MESSFLLLFAFISATSVLFVMGRLMFSWYILPYLAYRKFVSNGFSGPKPSFPMGNLNDMRKKKDSISPSSKISNDIHSTVFPYFVEWQKLFGKVFVYWLGTEPFLYIANPEFLKNMSADINGKSWGKPSVFKHDREPMFGNGLIMVEGQDWVRHRHAITPAFTPANLKAMAGMMVESANSMLDRWATLIDSGRPEINVEREIICTAGEIISRTSFGVSYENGREVLEKLRDVQIALFKSVRHVGVPYGKLLNPKLTLKSMKLGREIDALLLSIITERRNQPRNGQPETTDLLGLLLAGNKTEGSPNNTILTSKELVDECKTFFFGGHETTALSLTWTLFQLALHPEWQDRLREEIREVVGDAKNIDATMLVGLKKMGWVMNEVLRLYPPAPNVQRQSRHDIRVGEFVIPKGTNMWIDLVSMHHDRNIWGESVNEFKPERFKDDPIYGGCNHKMGYLPFGFGGRMCVGRNLSAMEYKIVLTLILSKFSFSLSQNYLHSPSIMLSLRPMHGLPLVFKQL; this is encoded by the exons ATGGAATCATCATTTCTACTTCTGTTTGCTTTCATTTCTGCGACGTCTGTTTTGTTTGTGATGGGAAGATTGATGTTTTCTTGGTATATTTTGCCTTATTTGGCATACAGAAAGTTTGTGTCAAATGGGTTTTCCGGGCCGAAACCTAGTTTCCCGATGGGAAACTTAAACGACATGAGGAAGAAGAAGGATTCTATCTCCCCATCGAGCAAGATATCCAATGATATTCACTCCACTGTGTTTCCCTACTTTGTCGAGTGGCAAAAATTGTTTG GGAAAGTATTTGTTTACTGGTTGGGAACGGAGCCATTTCTTTATATTGCAAACCCTGAGTTCCTGAAGAATATGTCTGCAGATATAAATGGCAAATCTTGGGGAAAACCGAGTGTTTTCAAGCATGACAGAGAACCCATGTTCGGAAATGGTTTGATTATGGTTGAAGGCCAAGATTGGGTTCGTCACCGCCACGCTATCACTCCCGCATTCACTCCGGCTAACTTAAAG GCAATGGCAGGCATGATGGTGGAGTCAGCAAATAGCATGCTGGACCGATGGGCTACCCTAATCGACTCCGGACGACCAGAGATCAACGTCGAGAGAGAAATCATCTGCACTGCCGGCGAAATCATATCCAGAACAAGCTTTGGTGTAAGCTATGAAAATGGAAGAGAAGTGTTGGAAAAATTAAGAGACGTGCAAATCGCTCTCTTCAAGTCCGTCCGGCACGTTGGAGTTCCCTACGGCAAGCTCTTGAACCCTAAACTAACCCTAAAATCCATGAAACTCGGTAGAGAGATCGATGCCCTCCTCCTGTCCATAATAACCGAAAGGAGGAACCAACCACGGAATGGACAACCTGAGACGACGGACCTACTCGGTCTATTACTGGCCGGTAACAAAACCGAGGGCTCCCCAAACAACACAATATTGACGTCCAAAGAACTGGTGGATGAATGCAAAACTTTCTTTTTCGGTGGCCACGAGACGACGGCTTTGTCTCTCACGTGGACATTATTCCAGCTCGCCCTCCATCCCGAGTGGCAAGATCGGCTCAGGGAGGAGATCAGAGAAGTGGTTGGCGATGCCAAAAACATCGATGCCACGATGCTTGTTGGACTGAAGAAG ATGGGATGGGTGATGAACGAGGTTCTACGCTTATACCCTCCGGCACCGAATGTCCAAAGACAATCGAGGCACGACATTCGTGTGGGCGAATTTGTAATCCCCAAGGGTACGAACATGTGGATAGACCTTGTATCGATGCACCACGAtcgaaatatttggggtgaaaGTGTGAATGAATTCAAACCAGAAAGATTCAAGGATGATCCAATATATGGAGGATGCAACCACAAGATGGGATATTTGCCATTTGGTTTTGGTGGGAGAATGTGTGTTGGTAGGAACTTGAGTGCCATGGAGTACAAGATTGTGCTAACCTTGATTCTTTCCAAGTTCTCATTCTCCCTATCCCAAAACTATCTTCATTCTCCCTCTATCATGCTCTCCCTTAGGCCAATGCATGGGCTACCTTTGGTTTTTAagcaactttaa